TGTATCCTTTAGCAATTCATCAAGATTTGGCATGGCAACAGCAACTTTGTAACTAGATGAATAATTTGGACAACAAATTAGATCACCAATTAACAACAGAATCTAGCAAAAAGTCCGAACTTGGGCTCTTACCCATCTTTCACAAAGCTGTCAGCAAAAAAATCCAGCTCAATTGTCTCCGATAGCACTACAACACAAGCCTCTCTGTGGTGCAACAGCAGACTCTCAAGTCCCCTCTGGTGCCTAACAGTATACATCCAAGACGGGGAATTCCACACCATGAACACCCTGATGTCACACTTCTCCTTCCCGAAAAAAGAATCCATGAAATCTGAGAAAGACAAATGAGGATGCAAACCAGGAAAATAACCCCATCTTTTCCCGTCTGCAAGTGCATAACTCAACTCCTCAGACTTCCTCCGCAACTTAGACTCTCTATTCTCCATTTGCCTTAGTTCTCCATCAATACTATTCTCATTTGTATTTGAATTCCCATTTCCATTGGGATCTTTTATATTCTCAGTAGATGATCCCTTACTTGAACTGGACCCTTGAATCACATTACTTTCATCTTCATTCAATACATTCCCATTCCCACCAGAAATCAGATTTTCAATAACATTTTTTAATCTCTCACTATGTGATCCAGTACTCTCATTCTCATGAAAAATCCTCCTTTCTGCTATTTTAATCCCACCCCCATTTTTGAAatcactctctctctctgttcCTCTGCCATTATCACCGCTCTTCCTAATTCCAACCACATGACCATTTTCTTCCACTTCATCCTCGGAAGTCATTCTCAAAACCCTCAACGGCTTCTTAACAAGAAATGGGGTCTTCTTAAACTCATTAAACAACAGCTTCTGCAACACCTTATCCCCTCTCGTCAACCCAGTAACCCCAACCCCATCAGGGTCCTGCAAAAAGGgattattcaaaggatttaacatCTCCAAATTCGACTTGAACATTCTATCCCTCCTCAAGAAATCGCTCTTCTTATCAAACCAGTCCCCCCACCCTTCCCTTAATGGAGAAACTCTTTTCCCAATCTTTAACAACAAGGCATCCTCAATCCCATCAACCTCGTTGACTTTCCTCCTCACATGCTCATCTATAGGAATATCGTCACTTCCAAACGCGTCCTTGCTTTGATCCTCTACGTTCAACCCCACACTAAACGAATTATAATCATAATCCCAATCGTCGATTGAGCGTTTATTGAGAGCTCTGCGAATCGATCCGGTTATGTGATCTACAAAATACCCAGAAGAGGAAATCTTCCTTTTGCTTTTGGTTTGGCCATTTTCAAGGTCCCCTTCAGATAACTCTTCATCGTCAATTCTGAAACCAGTGCTGTCGTTTTGGTCTTCGAAGGTATCGTGCTCGTCTATCTTGTCGACTACGTCATCGTTTGAGTTGTCGTCGGAATCAGATAGAAGGGGATTTTGATGAATGATGGCGGCTGAATCAGCGTCGTTTCGGGAGCGGCTGTGGTAGCCGTGGTGATGGTAGCGGCCATAGTAGTGAGAGGAAGAGAGACGGGTATGAAGGAGAGACAATGAGATGAGGAGGAGGAGAGCGGAGATGACGGCGCACAAGTGTGCTCCGTAACGGGGGCGGCGACGGGAGCGGAGAGAGCGGAGCATTGAGTGAGAAAAGTGTAGCAAGTTCAAAAAAGAAAGCGCATAACCCAATTTGTTTAGCTGCTGATATGCTTTGCTTCCTCATCTCAGAAATAGTTACTTGGCTGCCTAACCGCTTAAGTAACCTGGGCATGACGGATACAAAATAGTGCTTTCCTAACTTTTCTTAAACGCTCATTTCAATttgaacaattgaaataataagaAATTAGATTggttattgaaaatttaaatataaggCTTGAGTTTATCATTATTGATTGGTTGATTGGCCGAGGGTCGATTATGTAAAGGTTTTAGAATCAACACCTTCCCACGTCGCATGTCTAGTAGTTATCATAACTCTCTTGTACAGTTCTTTAACTACTAATAACTTGCTCATAGTCTGATAGCTTGTTTCGATTACTTAGTTTGCTATAACTTTCTCTAgttgataattattaaaaataataattaaatatttatttagtcctaataattaaatttatacaattaaattaattaaattaattttataaaaaattaatttaattaattataggcctaaaaataattaaaaaactaatttaattttttttatgcaaaTAATTGCCCTCTGCACATTAATTAGCCAATTAGACCATATTGATGTGGATAATTAATTTTTCCATAACTTTGAATTGCACCTGCTCCTTTGTTAAGAGTTTAAACTTAAATAAAAACTCAATTTTTATAAATCCTAATTCTAAtagacttatatcaaaagtctaatcaatcattttaattaaatttatataattaaattaattaaattaattttataaaaaattaatttaattaattataggcctaaaaataattaaaaaactaatttaatttttttttatacaaatAATTGCCCTCTGCACATTAATTGGCCAATTAGACCATATTGATGTGGataattaattttttcataacCTTGAATTGCACCTGCTCCTTTGTTAAGAATTTAAACTTAAATAAAAACTCAATTTTTATAAATCCTAATTCCAAtagacttatatcaaaagtctaaTCAATCATTTTATCTTCTCAAAGTAATTATGTTTCCCACTCATTAAAGCAACTTACCTTTTTTTCATCTACCACTCttacttcaa
The sequence above is a segment of the Hevea brasiliensis isolate MT/VB/25A 57/8 chromosome 11, ASM3005281v1, whole genome shotgun sequence genome. Coding sequences within it:
- the LOC110640448 gene encoding uncharacterized protein At4g19900 isoform X1 gives rise to the protein MLRSLRSRRRPRYGAHLCAVISALLLLISLSLLHTRLSSSHYYGRYHHHGYHSRSRNDADSAAIIHQNPLLSDSDDNSNDDVVDKIDEHDTFEDQNDSTGFRIDDEELSEGDLENGQTKSKRKISSSGYFVDHITGSIRRALNKRSIDDWDYDYNSFSVGLNVEDQSKDAFGSDDIPIDEHVRRKVNEVDGIEDALLLKIGKRVSPLREGWGDWFDKKSDFLRRDRMFKSNLEMLNPLNNPFLQDPDGVGVTGLTRGDKVLQKLLFNEFKKTPFLVKKPLRVLRMTSEDEVEENGHVVGIRKSGDNGRGTERESDFKNGGGIKIAERRIFHENESTGSHSERLKNVIENLISGGNGNVLNEDESNVIQGSSSSKGSSTENIKDPNGNGNSNTNENSIDGELRQMENRESKLRRKSEELSYALADGKRWGYFPGLHPHLSFSDFMDSFFGKEKCDIRVFMVWNSPSWMYTVRHQRGLESLLLHHREACVVVLSETIELDFFADSFVKDGYKVAVAMPNLDELLKDTPTHVFADVWYEWKGTKFYPTHYSELIRLAALYKYGGIYLDSDIIVLNPFPALNNTVGLEDQLAGSSLNGAVMAFRKNSLFIMECLKEFYATYDDTQLRWNGADLLTRVARRFLKKEDNFITQLELSVQPSYIFFPIGSQDIESYFARPPMETEKGRQEAFLNKILRESLTFHFWSSSTSALIPEAGSLVAQLFDQTCIRCSDIL
- the LOC110640448 gene encoding uncharacterized protein At4g19900 isoform X2 is translated as MLRSLRSRRRPRYGAHLCAVISALLLLISLSLLHTRLSSSHYYGRYHHHGYHSRSRNDADSAAIIHQNPLLSDSDDNSNDDVVDKIDEHDTFEDQNDSTGFRIDDEELSEGDLENGQTKSKRKISSSGYFVDHITGSIRRALNKRSIDDWDYDYNSFSVGLNVEDQSKDAFGSDDIPIDEHVRRKVNEVDGIEDALLLKIGKRVSPLREGWGDWFDKKSDFLRRDRMFKSNLEMLNPLNNPFLQDPDGVGVTGLTRGDKVLQKLLFNEFKKTPFLVKKPLRVLRMTSEDEVEENGHVVGIRKSGDNGRGTERESDFKNGGGIKIAERRIFHENESTGSHSERLKNVIENLISGGNGNVLNEDESNVIQGSSSSKGSSTENIKDPNGNGNSNTNENSIDGELRQMENRESKLRRKSEELSYALADGKRWGYFPGLHPHLSFSDFMDSFFGKEKCDIRVFMVWNSPSWMYTVRHQRGLESLLLHHREACVVVLSETIELDFFADSFVKDGYKVAVAMPNLDELLKDTPTHVFADVWYEWKGTKFYPTHYSELIRLAALYKYGGIYLDSDIIVLNPFPALNNTVGLEDQLAGSSLNGAVMAFRKNSLFIMECLKEFYATYDDTQLRWNGADLLTRVARRFLKKEDNFITQLELSVQPSYIFFPIGSQDIER
- the LOC110640448 gene encoding uncharacterized protein At4g19900 isoform X3, which produces MLRSLRSRRRPRYGAHLCAVISALLLLISLSLLHTRLSSSHYYGRYHHHGYHSRSRNDADSAAIIHQNPLLSDSDDNSNDDVVDKIDEHDTFEDQNDSTGFRIDDEELSEGDLENGQTKSKRKISSSGYFVDHITGSIRRALNKRSIDDWDYDYNSFSVGLNVEDQSKDAFGSDDIPIDEHVRRKVNEVDGIEDALLLKIGKRVSPLREGWGDWFDKKSDFLRRDRMFKSNLEMLNPLNNPFLQDPDGVGVTGLTRGDKVLQKLLFNEFKKTPFLVKKPLRVLRMTSEDEVEENGHVVGIRKSGDNGRGTERESDFKNGGGIKIAERRIFHENESTGSHSERLKNVIENLISGGNGNVLNEDESNVIQGSSSSKGSSTENIKDPNGNGNSNTNENSIDGELRQMENRESKLRRKSEELSYALADGKRWGYFPGLHPHLSFSDFMDSFFGKEKCDIRVFMVWNSPSWMYTVRHQRGLESLLLHHREACVVVLSETIELDFFADSFVKDGYKVAVAMPNLDELLKDTPTHVFADVWYEWKGTKFYPTHYSELIRLAALYNMLLPLPMLVNTSVVKGTPEGRDTRGTRGCASDQER